From the genome of Malus sylvestris chromosome 6, drMalSylv7.2, whole genome shotgun sequence, one region includes:
- the LOC126624966 gene encoding uncharacterized protein LOC126624966 isoform X2 — translation MDNFSIQISSNLVKKLAEDAEKSKRKPIRTKKVPREPLHPQARITQKQGSDDSKTLKGPGAKAWPLQSPLFMPVTPPPSQSPYAELDAIRSVLQESERVVERLQKHDEKMLQEVTQKAKELRDKEFKLPFQKPMPCSNEKDACLSCYKEHADNPLKCAGVVKTFENCARRIRQQVGTAEK, via the coding sequence ATGGACAATTTTAGTATTCAGATTAGCTCCAATCTGGTTAAAAAGCTTGCCGAGGATGCTGAGAAGTCAAAGAGGAAACCTATAAGAACTAAAAAGGTACCAAGAGAGCCTTTGCATCCCCAAGCAAGGATAACTCAGAAGCAGGGTTCTGATGACTCTAAAACACTCAAAGGACCAGGTGCCAAAGCATGGCCTCTTCAGTCTCCTCTATTCATGCCTGTAACCCCTCCTCCTTCACAGTCACCCTATGCAGAGCTTGATGCCATCAGATCTGTTCTGCAAGAAAGCGAGAGGGTTGTGGAGCGGTTGCAGAAACACGACGAGAAAATGCTGCAGGAAGTGACACAAAAAGCAAAGGAACTTCGTGATAAGGAGTTCAAGCTTCCATTCCAGAAGCCTATGCCCTGCTCAAATGAAAAGGATGCTTGCTTGTCTTGCTACAAGGAGCATGCCGACAACCCTCTGAAATGTGCTGGCGTTgtaaaaacatttgaaaattgtGCTCGCAGAATTAGGCAGCAAGTGGGTACAGCAGAGAAGTAA
- the LOC126624966 gene encoding uncharacterized protein LOC126624966 isoform X1 produces the protein MALQFLPKTLNNSAHFLPLREVCCFTDAHIQQKKVRPKAPIERSSSYCLPPEAQPGILSGNRPIMDNFSIQISSNLVKKLAEDAEKSKRKPIRTKKVPREPLHPQARITQKQGSDDSKTLKGPGAKAWPLQSPLFMPVTPPPSQSPYAELDAIRSVLQESERVVERLQKHDEKMLQEVTQKAKELRDKEFKLPFQKPMPCSNEKDACLSCYKEHADNPLKCAGVVKTFENCARRIRQQVGTAEK, from the exons atggccttacaaTTCCTACCCAAAACTTTAAACAATTCCGCCCACTTTCTTCCTCTCCGCGAAGTCTGTTGTTTCACCGATGCCCATATCCAGCAGAAGAAAGTGCGGCCCAAAGCGCCTATAGAGCGCTCTTCGTCGTATTGTCTTCCTCCAGAGGCACAGCCAG GTATCTTATCAGGGAACCGTCCGATTATGGACAATTTTAGTATTCAGATTAGCTCCAATCTGGTTAAAAAGCTTGCCGAGGATGCTGAGAAGTCAAAGAGGAAACCTATAAGAACTAAAAAGGTACCAAGAGAGCCTTTGCATCCCCAAGCAAGGATAACTCAGAAGCAGGGTTCTGATGACTCTAAAACACTCAAAGGACCAGGTGCCAAAGCATGGCCTCTTCAGTCTCCTCTATTCATGCCTGTAACCCCTCCTCCTTCACAGTCACCCTATGCAGAGCTTGATGCCATCAGATCTGTTCTGCAAGAAAGCGAGAGGGTTGTGGAGCGGTTGCAGAAACACGACGAGAAAATGCTGCAGGAAGTGACACAAAAAGCAAAGGAACTTCGTGATAAGGAGTTCAAGCTTCCATTCCAGAAGCCTATGCCCTGCTCAAATGAAAAGGATGCTTGCTTGTCTTGCTACAAGGAGCATGCCGACAACCCTCTGAAATGTGCTGGCGTTgtaaaaacatttgaaaattgtGCTCGCAGAATTAGGCAGCAAGTGGGTACAGCAGAGAAGTAA